Part of the Imperialibacter roseus genome, TGGAATTCAATTAGCTGTGTTAGTACCAGTGTGGGGAAACTCACACTGGAACGCCTATTTTTCAACATTCATTGCGGGTGTGAAGACACACCCTCTGGCGAATTAAACTACAGACACTGTCCTCTCTGCTACATTCGCCACAGATAATTTCTATTTTTAATGCTTTTCGTTTTAGGGAGTGTCTTCACACCCATTCAGAAAATGGAACTTGATAACATCTACTTCTACATTGCCACCATCAAGGCTTGGAAACCCCTCCTTTCCAAAGACTCGTACAAAGAAGTGCTCATTGAAAGCCTGAGGTTTTTGACACAAAGTGGGAAATTGGTCGTCTATGGCTTTGTTATCATGCCCAACCACTTCCATATCATCTGGGAGATGCTGGAATTGAATGGTAACGAACTCCCCCACACTAGCTTTATGAAATTCACAAGCCATGTGATTTTCAAAGATATAAAGGCCAGCAACCCTGGGCTACTTTCTGATTTCAAAGTTCTCTCGGTCAGCCGCTCTCACAATATCTGGATGAGGCATTCGCTTCCGATCCATTTATACTCCGATAAATTCATCCTCCAAAAGCTCACCTATATCCATAATAACCCTTTGCAGGAACATTGGCGGTTGGCAGAAAGGCCAGAAGACTATAAGTACTCTTCTGCAAGGTTCTATGAAACTGGAATCGATGAGTTTGGAATATTAACTCATATTAAGGAAAGGACATAAACGCCACGGGTGTGAAGACACACCCAACAACCATTTAGGTTCCTCAATTTGATCGCCCTCACACGGGAACATCTACTTTACGGCTGCTAATCGCCCAAAGGCCGAGGAAAGTAAGCAACCCATTCAAAAGCAAAATCTCAAATCCGAACTTATATCCCCACAGAAGGCTTTCGGAGCTAATGTTGATGAGGTACGACAACAATGGCGACAGCACGCAAACTACCGGCACATACTTGTCTGTTAACGGGCGTTTAGTGAAAAGCCCAAAGGAGAAGAGCCCGAGCAGGGGCCCATATGTATAGCCAGCCGCTGTAAACACAGAATTAATTACGCTCGAATCGTTGATGGCGTTGAAAATAAGGATGACGAAAAAGAGCAGAAAGGAAAAGCCCAGGTGAACGAGCATCCTTACCTTGTCGTTGTTTTTTACCTCTTTTTTTTCAAAACCCAAAAAGTCGACACAGAAAGAGGTTGTCATGGCGGTTAAAGCTGAATCAGCGCTACTGTACGCAGCAGCTACAATGCCCAGGAGAAAAAGCACTCCTGCAAAAGTATTGAAATGACCAAGCGCTAGCATCGGGTACAGATTGTCGGTACGGTCAGGAATAGGAATGCCTGTGGCTTCCGCATACATAAACAACAGCGCCCCCAGACTCAAAAACAAAAAATTAACGATGACCAGCACCACGCAAAACCAAAACATATTTTTCTGGGCATCGCCAATATTGCGGCAGGTGAGGTTCTTTTGCATCATGTCCTGGTCGAGGCCTGTCATCACTATGGCAATGAAGGCTCCTGCAAAAAACTGTTTGAAAAAGTTTCTGCCACTCTGCCAATCCCATTCAAACACCCGGAAGTACTCGCTTTTCACAACCGTAGATCCTATGTCTGCAATTCCAATATTCAATTCGGTACTGATGAGGTATATACTAACAACTACGGCCAGGATCATAAAGCCGGTCTGCAGAGTATCGGTCCACACAACGGTTTTTATACCTCCTTTAAAAGTATACAACCATATCAGCCCGATGGTAATGAGCACGCAAGCCCAAAAGGGGATACCAAAAGAATCAAAAATTGCCAACTGCAATACACCAGCCACCAGAAACAGCCTGAAAGACGACCCAACCACCCTGCTGAGGAGAAAGAAAAAAGAACCTGTTTTGTAAGAAGCCACACCGAACCGCTGTTCGAGATAGGTATAAATCGTGACCAAATTGAGTTTGTAATAAAGAGGCATCAACACTGTGGCAATGATCAGGTACCCAGGCAAATATCCCAACACTACCTGAAAATAGCTGAAACCGCTATTACCCACCTCGCCAGGAACACTGATGAACGTAACACCACTCAATGAAGCTCCGATCATCCCAAAGGCCACCAAATACCAGGGAGATTCTCTGTTTCCCGTAAAAAATGTCGACGAAGTAGCGCCTCTGGAGGTAAAATAGGAGATAACGAAGAGCAGTAAAAAATAACTTCCAATGACGGCGAGAACAAGAGTAGGTGTCATATCTATCGGGATGTCAGTTTATTTTCTTAATTTTGCGGGATATTCAAACCAAATTAACGAACAGAACATCACTCTGGCAAAGTAATTCATCTGGAATAAAATAAACGGAATACTAAAATGGACTGCCTTCCAGAAGCATCCAAAGATGGCAACTGAGACTGGAAGAACCACAATTCATTTAAATC contains:
- a CDS encoding transposase, which gives rise to MELDNIYFYIATIKAWKPLLSKDSYKEVLIESLRFLTQSGKLVVYGFVIMPNHFHIIWEMLELNGNELPHTSFMKFTSHVIFKDIKASNPGLLSDFKVLSVSRSHNIWMRHSLPIHLYSDKFILQKLTYIHNNPLQEHWRLAERPEDYKYSSARFYETGIDEFGILTHIKERT
- a CDS encoding sodium:solute symporter; translated protein: MTPTLVLAVIGSYFLLLFVISYFTSRGATSSTFFTGNRESPWYLVAFGMIGASLSGVTFISVPGEVGNSGFSYFQVVLGYLPGYLIIATVLMPLYYKLNLVTIYTYLEQRFGVASYKTGSFFFLLSRVVGSSFRLFLVAGVLQLAIFDSFGIPFWACVLITIGLIWLYTFKGGIKTVVWTDTLQTGFMILAVVVSIYLISTELNIGIADIGSTVVKSEYFRVFEWDWQSGRNFFKQFFAGAFIAIVMTGLDQDMMQKNLTCRNIGDAQKNMFWFCVVLVIVNFLFLSLGALLFMYAEATGIPIPDRTDNLYPMLALGHFNTFAGVLFLLGIVAAAYSSADSALTAMTTSFCVDFLGFEKKEVKNNDKVRMLVHLGFSFLLFFVILIFNAINDSSVINSVFTAAGYTYGPLLGLFSFGLFTKRPLTDKYVPVVCVLSPLLSYLINISSESLLWGYKFGFEILLLNGLLTFLGLWAISSRKVDVPV